Proteins from one Effusibacillus pohliae DSM 22757 genomic window:
- the serA gene encoding phosphoglycerate dehydrogenase, translating into MIRVLVSDPISEQGLGKLREADDIQVDIKTGLPEDELCRMIGEYDALLVRSQTRVNARVLEHATRLRVIGRAGVGVDNIDVPAATQRGIVVINAPDGNTISTAEHTFAMMMAMARKIPQAHASILRGEWDRKTFVGVELNKKVLGIIGLGRIGAEVAKRAQAFGMKVLAYDPFLSPQRAASLNVKPSTVDEIVTEADFITVHTPLIKETKHLLAEREFAMMKDGVRILNCARGGIIKESALIEALKSGKVAGAALDVYEEEPIAKDHPLKDFPNVVLTPHLGASTEEAQINVAIDVAEEVLKVLRDEPFKNAVNLPSLPADKLKQVEPYLVLGEKLGKLAAQLVDHPVTKIEITYSGDISNLEVAPVSRTILKGILSYHHGAEVNFVNAPLVAEQSGIQVVESKTGKHSVFTNLIGLEVSTPHQTRRVAGTLNNGFGPRIVRLDGYTIDAAPEGRMIVTSHLDQPGMIGRIGMILGDAGINIATMQVGRKEVGGKAVMVLGIDNPASPEVIRQIAEIPNILEVFHVEL; encoded by the coding sequence ATGATTCGAGTACTGGTCAGCGATCCGATCTCGGAACAGGGCCTTGGCAAGCTGCGAGAGGCGGACGACATTCAGGTGGACATCAAAACCGGGTTGCCGGAAGACGAGCTTTGCAGAATGATTGGCGAATACGACGCGTTGCTGGTTCGTTCGCAAACGCGCGTCAATGCACGGGTGCTGGAACATGCGACGCGCCTTCGCGTAATTGGGCGGGCCGGTGTAGGAGTCGACAACATTGACGTTCCGGCCGCCACCCAGCGGGGGATTGTGGTCATCAATGCGCCGGACGGAAACACCATCTCCACGGCGGAGCATACGTTTGCGATGATGATGGCGATGGCACGCAAAATCCCGCAAGCGCATGCATCGATCCTGCGCGGGGAATGGGACCGCAAGACGTTCGTCGGTGTCGAGCTGAACAAGAAAGTGCTCGGCATTATCGGTTTGGGACGGATCGGCGCGGAAGTGGCCAAACGGGCGCAGGCGTTCGGAATGAAGGTGTTGGCTTACGACCCGTTTTTGTCTCCGCAACGGGCCGCTTCGCTGAACGTGAAACCGAGCACGGTTGATGAGATCGTGACGGAAGCGGATTTTATCACGGTTCACACGCCGCTGATCAAAGAGACGAAACATCTGCTGGCGGAGCGCGAGTTTGCCATGATGAAAGACGGGGTCCGCATCCTCAACTGCGCGCGTGGCGGCATCATCAAGGAATCGGCCTTGATCGAAGCGCTCAAGTCGGGCAAGGTGGCCGGCGCGGCGCTCGACGTGTACGAGGAAGAACCGATTGCGAAAGACCATCCGCTGAAAGATTTTCCGAACGTGGTGCTTACTCCGCATCTGGGGGCGTCGACCGAAGAAGCGCAGATCAACGTGGCGATCGACGTGGCGGAGGAAGTTTTGAAAGTGCTTCGCGACGAACCGTTCAAAAATGCGGTCAATCTGCCGTCCCTCCCGGCCGATAAACTGAAGCAGGTGGAACCGTACCTGGTATTGGGGGAAAAATTGGGCAAACTGGCCGCCCAGTTGGTCGACCATCCAGTGACAAAAATCGAAATTACCTACAGCGGCGACATCAGCAATCTGGAAGTGGCGCCCGTGTCCCGGACGATTTTGAAAGGGATCCTGTCGTATCACCACGGGGCGGAGGTCAATTTTGTCAATGCGCCGCTGGTGGCGGAACAGTCCGGGATTCAGGTGGTCGAATCGAAGACCGGCAAGCACAGCGTTTTCACCAACCTGATCGGGCTTGAGGTGAGTACGCCGCATCAGACTCGCCGGGTAGCCGGCACGTTAAACAACGGTTTCGGTCCGCGGATCGTGCGGCTGGACGGATACACGATCGATGCCGCGCCGGAAGGCCGGATGATCGTCACCTCGCACCTGGACCAGCCGGGGATGATCGGACGGATCGGGATGATTCTGGGCGATGCCGGCATCAATATCGCAACGATGCAGGTGGGACGGAAAGAAGTCGGCGGCAAGGCGGTGATGGTGCTTGGGATCGACAACCCGGCAAGCCCGGAAGTCATCCGGCAGATCGCGGAGATCCCGAATATCCTGGAAGTATTCCACGTAGAACTTTAA